One part of the Anopheles coustani chromosome 2, idAnoCousDA_361_x.2, whole genome shotgun sequence genome encodes these proteins:
- the LOC131262778 gene encoding copper chaperone for superoxide dismutase, with amino-acid sequence MIITFFKDLIFNQQKMTDRGATKMEFAAQIRGDACVAAIRETLPEAEIDVKKGSVLIETTLPWLEVHKRIEATGRRAVLTGFGGQSAVAEVNHGNESTNVRGVVRFCTLSNDSTQKGAVVDGTIDGLTRNGRYQLNVHECGDISDGCNSVGDIFDSKQITSDVNGRATIRFVNEQLEVNDLIGRSVVITESAGEQRRLSCGIIARSAGIFQNYKKICACDGVTIWDERDKSIAAEKERVTERSSL; translated from the exons ATGataattactttttttaagGATCTGATATTCAATCAACAAAAAATGACCGACCGCGGGGCTACGAAG ATGGAATTCGCTGCCCAAATTCGTGGGGATGCATGTGTTGCTGCGATAAGAGAAACCTTACCAGAGGCAGAAATTGATGTGAAAAAAGGCAGCGTACTGATCGAAACCACCCTTCCCTGGCTGGAGGTTCACAAACGCATTGAGGCAACTGGACGACGAGCCGTACTAACGGGCTTCGGTG GACAGTCTGCTGTGGCAGAGGTAAACCACGGTAATGAGTCTACCAACGTACGTGGTGTAGTGCGATTTTGTACCCTTTCCAATGATTCCACGCAAAAAGGGGCCGTGGTAGATGGGACAATCGATGGTTTAACACGTAACGGACGCTATCAGCTGAACGTCCATGAGTGTGGGGATATTTCCGATGGATGTAACTCGGTGGGTGATATTTTTGACTCCAAACAGATTACCTCTGATGTTAATGGCAGGGCTACAATAAGATTCGTTAACGAGCAACTGGAAGTTAATGATTTAATTGGGCGCTCTGTTGTGATTACCGAGTCGGCAGGTGAACAACGCAGGCTCAGCTGCGGTATCATAGCTCGATCGGCGGGTATATTTCAAAACTATAAGAAAATCTGCGCCTGCGATGGGGTAACTATCTGGGATGAGCGAGACAAGTCTATTGCAGCAGAAAAAGAACGAGTAACAGAGCGATCATCTCTATAA